The following coding sequences are from one Pongo abelii isolate AG06213 chromosome 3, NHGRI_mPonAbe1-v2.0_pri, whole genome shotgun sequence window:
- the RBM46 gene encoding probable RNA-binding protein 46 isoform X2: MNEENIDGTNGCSKVRNGTQNEAALLALMEKTGYNMVQENGQRKFGGPPPGWEGPPPPRGCEVFVGKIPRDMYEDELVPVFERAGKIYEFRLMMEFSGENRGYAFVMYTTKEEAQLAIRILNNYEIRPGKFIGVCVSLDNCRLFIGAIPKEKKKEEILDEMKKVTEGVVDVIVYPSATDKTKNRGFAFVEYESHRAAAMARRKLIPGTFQLWGHTIQVDWADPEKEVDEETMQRVKVLYVRNLMISTTEETIKAEFNKFKPGAVERVKKLRDYAFVHFFNREDAVAAMSVMNGKCIDGASIEVTLAKPVNKENTWRQHLNGQISPNSENLIVFANKEESHPKTLGKLPTLPARLNGQHSPSPPEVERCTYPFYPGTKLTPISMYSLKSNHFNSAVMHLDYYCNKNNWAPPEYYLYSTTSQDGKVLLVYKIVIPAIANGSQSYFMPDKLCTTLEDAKELAAQFTLLHLGPF; this comes from the exons atgaatgaagaaaatatagatgGAACAAATGGATGCAGTAAAGTTCGAAATGGTACTCAGAATGAAGCAGCATTACTTGCTTTGATGGAAAAGACTGGTTACAACATGGTTCaggaaaatggacaaaggaaATTTGGTGGTCCTCCTCCAG GTTGGGAAGGTCCACCTCCACCTAGAGGCTGTGAAGTTTTTGTAGGAAAAATACCTCGTGATATGTATGAAGATGAGTTAGTTCCTGTATTTGAAAGAGCTGGGAAGATATATGAATTTCGACTTATGATGGAATTTAGTGGTGAAAATCGAGGTTATGCTTTTGTGATGTACACTACAAAAGAAGAAGCCCAATTAGCCATCAGAATTCTTAATAATTATGAAATTCGACCAGGGAAGTTTATTGGTGTGTGTGTAAGCTTGGATAATTGTAGATTATTTATTGGAGCTATTcccaaggaaaagaagaaagaagaaattttagaTGAAATGAAGAAAGTTACAGAAGGAGTTGTAGATGTCATTGTTTATCCAAGTGCAACTGATAAGACCAAAAATCGTGGTTTTGCATTTGTGGAATATGAATCTCACAGAGCTGCTGCTATGGCAAGGAGGAAACTAATTCCAG gaacATTCCAACTATGGGGCCACACCATTCAGGTAGATTGGGCTGACCCAGAGAAAGAGGTGGATGAGGAAACCATGCAGAGAGTTAAAGTTCTTTATGTAAGAAATTTAATGATCTCAACTACAGAGGAAACAATTAAAGCAGAATTCAATAAATTTAAGCCTGGTGCAGTTGAACGGGTAAAGAAACTTAGAGATTATGCTTTTGTTCACTTTTTCAACCGAGAAGATGCAGTGGCTGCCATGTCTGTTATGAATGGAAAATGCATTGATGGAGCAAGTATTGAGGTAACACTAGCTAAACcagtaaataaagaaaacactTGGAGGCAGCATCTTAACGGTCAGATAAGTCCAAATTCTGAAAATCTGATTGTGTTTGCTAACAAAGAAGAGAGCCACCCAAAAACTCTAGGCAAGCTGCCAACTCTTCCTGCTCGTCTCAATGGTCAGCATAGCCCAAGTCCGCCTGAAGTTGAAAGATGCACTTACCCTTTTTATCCTGGAACAAAGCTTACTCCAATTAGTATGTATTCTTTAAAATCCAATCATTTTAATTCTGCAGTAATGCATTTGGATTATTACTGCAACAAAAATAACTGGGCACCACCagaatattatttatattcaaCAACAAGTCAAGATGGGAAAGTACTCTTGGTATATAAGATAGTAATTCCTGCTATTGCAAATGGATCCCAGAGTTACTTCATGCCAGACAAACTCTGTACTACATTGGAAGATGCAAAGGAACTGGCAGCCCAGTTTACATTACTTCATTTGG